From the genome of Bacteroidota bacterium:
TCGGCTATGGGGAGAATACCATTACTGTCAGCAAGCCGCTTTTGCTTCAGCCATCATTTCCGCGATTTGCGAGAGTCGGCGATGTTTTTGAAGGAGGTGTGGTTGCATTGAACTATTCCGAGAAAGAGAAAAGTGTAAAAATCATTGTTTCTGTAGAAGGTATTGTCTCGGAAAGCAAAGATACAATGACGTATATATTGAAACCTGGAGAATCAAAAGAGATCCGGTTGAAACTCCGGGCGGAAAAGATTGGAACGGCAAAGTTCATTTTTAGAGCATACACGGATGATGATTATGATGGTATGCAGTGGACGATTCCTATTCAAATTCCGCGTGTTCGGGAAACTGTTGCAAGTTCAAGTTCCTTAACTGAGAATTCTGTGCAAGAGAAAATCACCAGACCCGCGGATGTGTTTGAAGAACTCGGCAGTTTTGATGTTTCGGTATCTTCCACGCAACTTGTCGGATTGCAGAACAGCGTGCAATATTTGTTCGAGTATCCTTATGGATGTTTAGAACAGAAAATGTCCCGCGCCTTGCCGATTATCATCGGTAGTGACATGGTGAAGTCGTTCAATCTTGAAATATTAAAAGGAAAAGACCATCGTAGAGTTGTTCAGGATGTGTTAGATGAAGTACCGCAGTTTCAGCAATCGAACGGCGGATTCACATACTGGAAAAATTCGTATGACAGCGAACCATATCCATATCTTTCTTCGTATGCCATGCTCGGCTTAACGATGGCAATGCAAAACAATTACCGTGTGGATAAGAGTTCGTTCGATCAGGGAATGAATTATATTCGGGGAGTATTGACGGGATCAATTCCTGTTCGATATAGCTGGGATGTCGACGCGGGGACGAAATCGCTGATCCTGTACGTGCTTGCGTTAAATGGCAAACCGGATTTTGGATATATGGAGCGCTTGTATTCCGATCGCGCAAAACTCCCATTAGTTGCAAAAGCATATTTATTGAGAGCGCTAAAACGATCACACGGGAACAGCTCCATGATCACCACACTTGCATCGGAATTTATGAACAGCGTTAAACTTTCACCCACAACAGCTCATTTTGAAGAACGGAACGGAAATGATTGGTGGTGGATGTTTCACTCAAACGTAAAAACTACTGCAGTAATTATGCAGGCATTGGTTGAAACGCAGCCGACCAATGAGATCATTCCGAAAGTTGTTCGGTGGCTGTTGGATCAGAAACGGAACGGAATCTGGAGGACAACTCAGGAAAATTTATATGTGATTGACGCTTTAACGACATACTTTTCAGTCTATGAAAAAGATGAGCCGCATTTCACTGCGGAGATCTCTTTAGCAGGGAAGCAAATTCTGAAAGAAACTTTCGAAGGCAGAACATTAAAGACACGTTTGGCTTCGACTCCAATCGCTATGATGCCGATCGAAACAGCTCCTTTAGATGTAACACGCACCGGTGTGGGAAGAATGTATTATACAATGCGGATGTATTATTACCCAAAAGATATGAGTCAGGTAAAAGAAGAAGGGTTCAGTATCTCCAAATCAGTTGAACATCTTGTCAAAGGGGAGGGTGGCATTCAACGCATCGGTATTGGCAATATTGCGCGCGTAACACTTGTGCTTACAACAAAGCAGGACCGTTCGTTTGTTGTTGTGGATGATCCGCTTCCGGCAGGATTTGAAGTGATTAACACGTCGTTTCAGACAACCGGAAGGAATCTCGACGAAAACGATCGCCAAAGCTGGTATTTTAATCACAAAGAACGAAAAGATGATCGCGTAATGTTCTTCTCAGATTATTTACCAGCCGGTGTTCACACGCTGACATATCTTGTCCGAGTTACGTCATATGGAACATTCCAAATGCCGGCAACGCGGATAGAACAAATGTATGAACCGGAAGTATTCGGCCAAACATCATCCGGTGTCGTGACCATTCAGTGAAACGATTTTTGAAATATTGTATTGTCTCATCGTTAGTGATGATACTGGTATTAATAGGAACGCTGTTTATTCCTTTAGAACAGAGTCGATTGACGAAAGAGAATATCCATTCGATCAAAGTGTTCGACCGAAACAATCAGTTATTGCGGGAGTTTCTGAACGATGAACAGGGGCGGGGTGAATGGATTCCTCTTCAAAAAATATCACAATCGGTGATCAATGCAACTGTTGTGATTGAAGACAGGCGATTTTTCAGTCATGTTGGTATCGATCCAATCGCTATCGTTCGGGCTATCGGAGAAAATATCACTTCCGATCACGACCGATATGGTGCATCAACAATTTCTCAACAGGTGATTCGAAATGTATATCATTATCCCCGGACAATATTATACAAAATAACAGAGGCATGGTTTGCATTGCGTCTTGAAAGGATGATGCAGAAAGAGGAAATTCTTGAGCAATACCTCAATCGTGCTCCGTACGGAAATCAATTGTTCGGCATCCAAGCTGCCAGCAAATATTATTTTGATAAACCTGCTTCTGATCTCACTATCGCCGAATCTGCATTTTTAGCAGCGCTTCCAAATTCACCGACATTATTGAATCCACATCTGCATTACACACAGGCAATTCGTCGCCAGTCTTTGATTTTGAAAAAATTATCGGAACAAAAAAAGATTACCACAGAAGAGTATCAACGTGCATTACAACAGCCGATTCCCATTGTGCTTCCCGAAAAAAAATTCAAAGCTCCTCATGCCGTAGAAATGGTGTATGCACATGTGAAGCATCAATCGAACCTTTCAACAATTCATACTACTATCGATGCGGCGATTCAAACGGACGTTCAATGGATGATTAAAGGGCATCTTGAGCATTTGAAAAATAAAAATGTCACCAATGCTTCTGTAGTCATTCTCCATAATCGGACAGGGGAGATACGAACACTCATTGGGTCAGCAAATTATTTTAATGATCAAATTCAGGGGAAGATCAACGGCACACTTGCTTTGCGTCAGCCCGGCTCATCCGTAAAGATATTCACCTATGGTGTCGCTTTGGAATCGGGATTTAATGCCGCTTCAATGATTGCTGATATTCCGACCTCCATCCCGAATGAAGGGGGAGACTATGTTCCGGAAAATTATGACAGAGAATATCACGGTCCTGTTCTGCTTCGGACAGCGCTTGCTTGTTCCTATAATATTCCTGCTGTGCGAGTGTTGCATGCAATTGGTGTTGATGCTTTGTATCAACGAATGCAAAACGCAGGACTGACTTCTCTTACTGAATCGCCAAAACATTATGGGTTTGGATTAACACTCGGTAACGCAGAAGTATCGTTGTTGGAATTGACAAATGCCTATCGTGCTATAGCAAATGCTGGAATGGTATCGCCGATGAAGTTGATGCAGTCAGTTATGACCATTGATGGAAAAGTAGCAGATGTTTCCCCTATGGTAATGGAATCACAATTTGAGCATCGACTATTTGATTCTGATGTTTCATTTATTTTATCCGACATACTCTCTGATCATTCAGCCCGCCGTCCGGCGTTCGGCAAAAATTTCAATTTCTCATTTCCTTGTGCCGTGAAGACCGGAACGACAAAAGATTATAAGGATAACTGGACACTTGGGTTTACTTCTGAATATACTGTTGGAGTGTGGGTTGGAAATTTCGATGCAACACCCATGCGGAAAGTTTCAGGCGTCAGCGGCGCTGGACAAATATTTACAGATATTATGAATGTGCTGGCGACAAAGTACGATGCTGCAGGAAAAGAATTTGTACGGCCTACGACCGTTCACTCAATTGAAGTATGTGCGCGATCCGGAATGTTGAAGGGGGAGAATTGTGAAAAAGGAAGATTTGAATATTTTCTTCCCGCTTCGATGCCGGTGAAAAAATGTACAATCCATCAGCGATATTACACTACGGCAATGAATGCAACAACGATGGGAAAGGTGTACGAAATTTTCCCTCCTGAATATGATGAGTGGAGTTTCATTGAGCAGATTCCTAAACCTCCTTTAAATGCGTATAAAGCAAATGACTCAGAAAAGTCCGGTAGAGATCACTCGTTCTCTATTATTTTTCCCCATACGGGTGATGTATTTAAGGTAGACCCGATATTGCGGAAGGAATATCAAAAAATTAAAGTGGATGCTGTCATCCCTCAGAATATTCTAAATGTCCGATTAAAGATTAATGATAACAAAGAACTTCCCTTTCAAAAGAATCAAATTTGGTGGGAATTAAGCAAGGGGAAGCATAAATTTCAATTGGTTGGAACAACCAAGGGTAAAAGAATGGTTAGTGCTCCAATAAAAATCTTCGTAGAATAACCTCTGTTATGTTAACACTTTAGGTAAACTCAATAACTCCTTGATTTTTGATGCTCAATTCTTATATTTAATAGATAAGAATATCTAAAAAAAGGGAAAAGTATTGAAAAAAACGTTAGTAGTATGTCTAGTTTTCGTGCTGTGGGCCGGCTGTACAAATACAACTCCTCAAAAACCTGAATCTCAGTCCTCATTTTCGCTCATAAAAAATTCTTCCAGTAAGCCAGTATTATTAGCTTCATCCGCTCGATTTTTCCAGGATACAGATACTCTCAAAAAACGTCCGAATCAGTCTGTTGATGTAGGTGATTCCACAGCCGCGGATTCCTCCGGTGATATGGATGAAAAGGAAATTTCAGAGCTTCTAGAACGTGCGCGTGAACATTATCTCATTGCATTACAAGCGCAGGCAGAAGGTGATTCAATGATGTCTGCCGATGAGTTTGAAGAGGCCATAAAACATCTTAACGAAGCAAGTTACTTTCCAAACATCGATGGGAATACCGATTTTAATGAATTGACCAGAAGTGTTATTGAAGATTATGAAAAATATATCGCTGCTATCGATAGTTTGGGTTCCAGCAGTTCTATTTTTGCTCTTCGGGAAAAATTGAATCTGGAAATTGAAAAGATTGATATCACAAATATTCAAATTCCACCATCGCTCATACCCAAAACAGAAGTCCCTCTACACATTAATGAGTACACAAAGCGAACGTTAGCTTTTTTTATGGGAAAAGGGCGTTCGCACATGGAAAATTGGATTAATCGATCTGGGAAATATTTTCCGACAATGTCCCGTATTTTCGCCGAAGAAGGACTTCCTCCGGAATTGATGATACTATCTCTTCCAGAAAGTGGATTAAATCCTACTGCAAGATCGTGGGCAAAAGCTGTCGGATTGTGGCAGTTTATGAAAGCAACAGGGTCGCAATATGGACTACGTTCCAATTATTGGTACGATGAACGGCGTGATTTTGAGAAAGCAACAAGAGCCGCGGCCCGTCATATGAAGGATTTATACAGTGAATTTAATGATTGGCATTTAGTATTTGTTGCATACAATGCCGGAGGAGGATGGGTACGAAGGGGAATTCGGAGATCCGGTTCAACTGATTATTGGGAAATGCGCCGTCGTTTACCGAGAGAAACAAGAAATTATGTTCCACAATATATTGCTGTTGCACTTATCATCATGCGTCCGGAAGCGTTTGGCTTTGGTGATATAAAAAAAGCGGACTCGCTGTCATTTGAGACGGTGACGGTTGATGATTGTATCGATCTTTCCATCCTTGCTGAGTGTGCCGAAACAGATCTTGAAACAATTAAAGATCTCAATCCCGAACTGACGCAATGGTGCACTCCTCCGAATTACAAAGGTTATCGTCTTCGGATCCCGGTTGGAAAGTCGACTATATTTGCTGACAATTATTTGAAAATTCCGGAAGAAAAGAAATTTGATTTCGCAACACATACAATCCGTCGCCGTGAAACAGTTAGTCAGATAGCAAATCGTTATAAAATAACGACTGCCGTGTTGCTTGAAGTGAATAAACTTACTCGTTCCAAACGATTGAAAGTTGGATCGACACTTGTTATCCCAATTCGTTCGAACTCTGCATCGGCACTTGTTGAAGCGCAGAAGAAGAAAGAAAAAAGTGATATTGAACGCGCGAACAAATTAAAAGAAGAAGGAAGAAAATATGTTGCGGCTTCTGCCGGGACATCAGTGGCGCAAATGACATCAAAGCGAAAATCGCGAGCATTACGAACTACGTATGAACCAAAAGGGAGAGAAAAAATTTCCTATGTGGTAAAAACAGGTGAAACACTGGGACATATTGCTGAATGGTTTAACGTTCGCGCAAGTCACATCAGAAACTGGAACAACATTCCGTATGGCAAACATATTTACAAAGGACAACGTCTGGCAATTTGGGTACCGGAAGAGAAACTTGAGCAGTATAAAAAAATTGCGAATGAATCATTAGCGGAAAAGATGAAGCTGGTTTCACAAACTTCAAAGAAAAAACAGCAGACGGACCGTCCGGAACGAACCGGGATCGGATGGATTCAGCATAAAGTGAAAAGAGGAGAGACCCTGGAAAAAATTGCAGCGAATTACGATGTTGCAATCGCCGATGTTAAAAGCTGGAACAAACTTAAGACAAGCAGGATCAATGCCGGAGAAGTGTTAGAGATATATGCGCCGGATCAAACGGAAGAACCGGCTGATGAACCGGTGTCAAAAAAACAAATTGTGACACAAAATGCCAAATCAAAAATGTACGTGGTTCAACGCGGCGATACGCTGGAGAAGATTGCGGAAAAGTACAGTGTCAGCATCATTGAATTAAAAAAATGGAACGACCTAAAAACGTCACGCATTAGTATCGGACAAAAACTCAAGATCCAAAGTTGATCCCTCCCGGACAGCCTCGTTGTATTAACGAGGCTGTCCAGTTTTATCAAATGTTTATCTCTTAAACTTGCCTTGTTTTTCTCTCTAATACGGCGTATATTTTTTCAGTTAATTAATCCAACAACGTACTCATAGAGATCATTGCTACGACGCTTTTTACCTATTTATGTATCCTTCCTTTTCACCATCGGTGGTTTCCCGCTGTTTGGTCAATCTCTGAATAAGATTACAGAAGATGATGACACGAAATATACATCCATCGGAAATCTTAATGTTACCATCACCAATTTCGGACAGATCGGTAATCGGTTCAAAAAATGGCCGATCCAACCTTCGTTAGAATATCCAAAAGGATCTGGCATTGAACATCTTTCGGTCGGAGGAATCTGGATCGGCGGCATTCATCGGAATGAAACTGTTGCTCGTGTTTCTACTGCAGGATTAGACAGAGCTACGACGACAAATCCTCTGGAAGGATTGGAAATTACCAATAACATTGGTTCGGTAATTTCGCAGCGTTCAACACTTCTCGAATCTCCCTACTTCGATTTAAATGCTGTCAGTCATCAAGATCTGGTGATGGACTTCACCGATAAAAATGATACACTCCCCGGATCAACGTTGGCAATACCATTGCATAAACCGCTTGGTATTAATATACATTTGGAAAGTTATGCGTGGAACTATCCCTTCGCAGATTTTTTTGTCATTCTCAACTATACTATTAAAAACGTCAGTAACACCATCATCGACAGTCTCTACGTTGGATTGTGGAATAATGGCGCTGTTCGCAATACAAAATTAACCGGTAATCCTTCTTCGGCGAGTCAGTTTTTTAGTCATTCCGGACGAGGATATATTGATAGCCTTCGTTTGAGCTATGTTTTTGATTTCGACGGTGCACCGTATGGACCTCCGGCAAACAGTTATTTGGGAATTAAAATGTTGGGCACGACACCATTCCCGTTGAAAAAAGATTCCGTCGGCGTTCCAATCCTGTCGGAGATCGATTCGATCGGTGATCTTTCAAAAGATACATACTACAATGGGTGGAGATTTGGATCGAGCGGTTCGGGAAATTCTATTTATGCATTTCCCAGTGATGAATATAATCCGGGTGATTTCTATCTTGGACGTTACCAACGCTTGTCCCGAATGATGCCGAAACCAAATATTGAAGCACTTGGCAGACACAATAGCGTCCTGACATCGGATGGAATAACTTCAGGAGAATTGCCGGCAAGTTTAAGCGATCTGCTTTCTGTTGGTCCGTTCAAATCTCTCGCGCCGGGGGAAAGTGTTCAAGTTGTTTTTGGATTGATTGGTGCAAAAAAAACAGGAAGCGTTGCTGCAAGCGAGGATTATAAAACACCACAAATGAGATCACGGTTATATGCAAACGCTGCATGGTCACAGCAGACATATAACGGTGAAGATCTGAATGGAAACAATCGGTTGGATAACGGAGAAGACATTAACGATAATGGCAGATTGGATCGGTTTACACTTCCGCAGCCTCCAAGGCAGCCGAGAGTTTTTTCTGTTGTCGAAAATCAGCGTGTAACGTTATATTGGGATAGCGTTCGTTCCGAACAAAGTTTTGATCCCATCAGCCGCAAATTCGATTTTGAAGGTTATCGTATTTATCGTTCCACTCCCGGCGCTGATATTAAAAATCCTGAGAACTTTTTACTGTCCATGCAGATGATCGGCGAGTTTGACCGAAATGACAATACCATCGGATACAACACCGGCTTCTCCAACATTAAACTTGATACGCCGAAAATATTTATCAACGGTATAGATACCGTGGTATGCCGCTATCAATTTCCTCCGAAGAATGATCCGATTACGAGCTTAAACGGATGGCAATATCTTTATGGAGTTTCTGCATTTGATGGAGGCGATTCGGTTAACGGACTGCCTAGCTTAGAAAGTGCAAAAATCATTAAGAGAGTTGTTCCGGGTGTTGGACCAACTACCGATCGGAATACTGAAATTATTGTCTATCCAAATCCATACTATGCAAAAGCAGCGTGGGATGGCGCCGGTGAACGTTCCAGAAAAATTTATTTTCGAAATCTTCCTGCACGCGCAGAAATAAAAATCTTTACACTAACCGGTGATCTGGTAGCCGAATTACTCCATGACGCTGCCACATATGCCGGTTCAGGAATAAAATGGTTCGATGATTTTTCCACGCTCGGTGCTTCTGCTCAATTTGCTGGCGGCGAGCATGCGTGGGATCTTATTACAAAATACGACCAGGCGATTGCCACAGGTCTGTATTTGTTTACGGTGAAGAATTTGGAAAACAATGATGTCAAACGCGGTAAGTTTGCTATCATAAAATAATTTTTTTAATCAACAGACAATCACCAATGATAGAGGAGAAGAGATGAAAAAACTCTTATTACTACTTGTCATCTTCGGAATGACAAATCTTTTTGCACAAAAAGTTTATCCCACAAAGACGATTCAACAACTTCAGTCAGTCAGCCTGGATTCGTTAAAAATTGCCGATTCATTAGGAATTGGCTCTACCCGTTGGTTAACACAGACCTCTCCGATTTTCAAAACAACGGCGGCATTACGTGAAACTGTGACGATCATTGCGCTAGTTACTGTTCAACCCCGTGTAATCTCTTATACGGCAGCAGGAAAAACGTTATGTCTTCGTGATACCGGTGCAGGAGTTTCAAATCCTTTTGCTGGTATATTTGTCCGTTGGTCAGGTGATTCCGCCTCCGCAGATGCTAGCGGATTATATAATATCGAGCGTGGTGATATCATTAAAATTACCGGATACATCGATGAGTTCCCTTCAACGAGCATGAATAGCTTAACCCAATTTACACCAATCGTTACATATAAAGACAACTCCAATAACGTTCTTCCGTTCCCGATTGATATTTTATCTTCCGGAAATCCACTTCCACCGCCATTAAAGAAAAGTATTACTGATTTCAATGTGGGAGCAAATCCTGGTGGAACGGCAAAGTTCACAACCGGTGAACCGTATGAAGCAATGGAGGTGGAATTTACCAATTTGACAGTTACTGCAATTGTGAACTCTGCTCGCGGAACATGGGCGGTGACGGACGCAAACGGTAACACATTGTCGGATTATGACTGGTCATATTATTTTACGATTGGTAATGGTTCAATAATTGTTCCCGGTGATCCAAATTATAAAGTTCCTCCTGTCGGCACGAAGATTGATACAATGCGCGGTTATATTTCAACCTCATCCGGTCAGGAAGCAAACAGAGGGTACCGAATTTGTCCGATCTATCCCGGTGATGTTAAGTATGGAAAAATTGCACCGGCTGTCACAACGCATCGTCGTAATCCGGTCATTGTCGGCAAGGATAGTTTAGCCGTTATCTCTGCAAAGATTTATAAACAGACATCGGCAGTTGTTAATGGTGCTAATTTAGCATCACAAATTCTTTTCTACAGCGTGAATAATGGTGCATGGCAGCAGATTGCAATGCCTATTCCAATTTCGAGTGATTCAACATCAACGGCATCCATTCCTGCGCAAACACCCGGAAGTACCGTGCGATATTTTATTAAGGTGTCAGATGTTGATACTCAAGTAACCATGTTGGCAAACAGTGGAGCGTTGACACAATATGATACATCAAAAGGATTTTTCTTCTATACAGTCATCGACCGTTCCACAAAACCTGTTTTGACCCCGAGCGATATTCAAAAAACATTGTATGCAAATGGACGCAGCCCGTACATTGGTGCAATTGATTCCGTCGGTGGAATTATTACTGCAGATACATCGGCGCTGAGATTGTCTCCATTATCGACCGGTGGAACAAATGCATGGTATATGCAGAGTGGCAATGCTCTGTTCAGTGGATTGTGGATTGTCGGACCTGATTCGATTATGGGAAAATTGAAAATGGGTGACAGCGTTGTTGTCACCGGATCGATTCAGGAAAATTTTGATGTCACACGTCTTTCCAATATCACCAAAGGGAGAATCGTCGCATCCGGAAAAACACTTCCTACTCCTGTAAAATTAAAAACAGAAGTATTTGGTGATGGAGCAAGCAACGGAAATCTTGTTGCTGAACCGTATGAAGGGATGTTGGTTTCTTTTGATTCGGTAACGGTAACCAGTATTGATCCTGTCTTTTCGGAACCGACGGAATTCTGGATCAGTAACAGCTCACAAGCAGTGTTGGTACGTCGCGATGGACGGCATAAATATTCCAATGCACTTGCTGATACAGGTGTTGGTCTGACCATTGTGAAAGTTGGTCATAAATTTACAAATGTAACGGGAATTCTCTATTACAGTGGCGGTCGGTATAAAGTTACCCCACGAACTGATACTGATTTTAAAGGATACAACCCCATGTTTGTTCGTCGTGAAAATGTCATTGCGAATGAATTTGCATTGGAACAGAACTTCCCAAATCCATTCAATCCTGCAACAACATTGCGATATTCAATACCGGTTTCAGGAGTTGTCTCGTTAAAGGTGTTTAATATTCTTGGACAGGAAGTAGCGACATTGGTGAGCGAATATCAATCGAGCGGAGTATACTCTGTAAAATTTGATGCGTCAAAATTGTCCAGCGGTATGTATCTCTATCGCATTACGACTGGAGATTTTTCGCAAGTGAAGAAAATGTTGTTGCTGAAATAAAAGTACAATAACCTTGTCAAGGTTTGAAACCTTGACAAGGTTCAACGCATGAAAAATATTTTACAAAATATCGTTCTTATTCTTGTGGGACTGATCATCGGATCGTGCCAAAAAGATCTTCCGAATCAGCCGAAGGCAAATCAGTCGCCGCTGACCCGGTTATGGTTGTCGTCTTCTACAACATTAAATGAAACCTCTTCGCGTCAGCATGCATATTGGTATGGCGAAGATCCGGACGGTTATGTTAATGGATTTTTGATCGCTACGCCGGAATCAATCGCAACATCGAATATCGCATTTCCTGACACGTTTACGTATGCGTGGACGACAAAGACAGACAGTATTATTGCGCTCCCATTGATTAAAGCTCGAAGTATCTTTACCATTATTGCTCGTGCAACAGACAATACGTTTAAAGAACATTCTTTGCTGCAAGAAGGGGCCATCATTCGTCTCACGCCTCAGCCGTATTGGGATAAAAATGGTAATGGAATTTTTGACGGCGGAGATCTTCTCTTAACATCTCTCAATTCATCAATTGATAAAAAAAGCGCTTCACAATTGTTGCCGATTCGTAACACTCCACCGAAAGTATTTTTCTCTGTCAATCCAATCGACTCCGCTACCATTCAACAGCCGGATACAACATTCACCGTTGCGACATTCTCTTGGTATGGAACGGATATTGATGGCGATAATACTATCTCCAATTTCCGATTAGCGTTGAATGATTCGGGACCAAATAAACGCTGGTTCTCAATCAGTGGTGCAGTGAAACTTGTTACATTCATTGCTCCTCGTTTGGTAACGAATAATGCAACGGGTGAAGTGGAGGCCGATGTCTATACCGGCACATTCCCATCGATGCAATTTCGCGGTAAGATTTCCGGATTGAAACTGAACTCAAACAATGTCTTATACATTCAAGCGAGGGACGTGGCAGGTGATAGCAGCGTAACAATCACTATGCCGTCGAGTCCAACCACTAAGAAATGGTATGTGAAAAAACCGACGAGTCGAATGTTAGTCGTGGTAGATTATAATCAGTTTGATCGTCAAACCGCATTAAACAATTACAGAAATGCCCTTGAGCAAGGATTACCTGGTAAGAGTTTTAGCAACTTTGATATTTTAGATGTTGGATATGGTCTTACAGCTAGTGAGAAGGCGAACCAGTTTTCAAATCCAAAATATGGATCGTTTGTTCCTGCTTATCTCAATCCAGCTTTAATACACACCCTTAAATTATATGATATTGTAATGTGGATTAGTGATTTATCACCTAGTTTTATACCTGCACAAGTTAGCTTGTTTAATTACAATTTAACTGGAGGGAAAGTAATTTTCACGACAGGATTTCCTACAAATGAAAAAGCAATTATTCCAGGAGCAATAAGGACTATAAACGATTATGCACCAATTGACAGTATAAGTACTGATACGGTCTCAACTCCGTCAAAGACACCCCCCGTACATACTAATGCTGATACACGAATTCCTGCTGGTACAAAAGTCTTTTCACTTGAAAGTGGGTATCCTGATTTAGCGTTTGATTCAACACAAA
Proteins encoded in this window:
- the pbpC gene encoding penicillin-binding protein 1C, yielding MKRFLKYCIVSSLVMILVLIGTLFIPLEQSRLTKENIHSIKVFDRNNQLLREFLNDEQGRGEWIPLQKISQSVINATVVIEDRRFFSHVGIDPIAIVRAIGENITSDHDRYGASTISQQVIRNVYHYPRTILYKITEAWFALRLERMMQKEEILEQYLNRAPYGNQLFGIQAASKYYFDKPASDLTIAESAFLAALPNSPTLLNPHLHYTQAIRRQSLILKKLSEQKKITTEEYQRALQQPIPIVLPEKKFKAPHAVEMVYAHVKHQSNLSTIHTTIDAAIQTDVQWMIKGHLEHLKNKNVTNASVVILHNRTGEIRTLIGSANYFNDQIQGKINGTLALRQPGSSVKIFTYGVALESGFNAASMIADIPTSIPNEGGDYVPENYDREYHGPVLLRTALACSYNIPAVRVLHAIGVDALYQRMQNAGLTSLTESPKHYGFGLTLGNAEVSLLELTNAYRAIANAGMVSPMKLMQSVMTIDGKVADVSPMVMESQFEHRLFDSDVSFILSDILSDHSARRPAFGKNFNFSFPCAVKTGTTKDYKDNWTLGFTSEYTVGVWVGNFDATPMRKVSGVSGAGQIFTDIMNVLATKYDAAGKEFVRPTTVHSIEVCARSGMLKGENCEKGRFEYFLPASMPVKKCTIHQRYYTTAMNATTMGKVYEIFPPEYDEWSFIEQIPKPPLNAYKANDSEKSGRDHSFSIIFPHTGDVFKVDPILRKEYQKIKVDAVIPQNILNVRLKINDNKELPFQKNQIWWELSKGKHKFQLVGTTKGKRMVSAPIKIFVE
- a CDS encoding LysM peptidoglycan-binding domain-containing protein; translated protein: MKKTLVVCLVFVLWAGCTNTTPQKPESQSSFSLIKNSSSKPVLLASSARFFQDTDTLKKRPNQSVDVGDSTAADSSGDMDEKEISELLERAREHYLIALQAQAEGDSMMSADEFEEAIKHLNEASYFPNIDGNTDFNELTRSVIEDYEKYIAAIDSLGSSSSIFALREKLNLEIEKIDITNIQIPPSLIPKTEVPLHINEYTKRTLAFFMGKGRSHMENWINRSGKYFPTMSRIFAEEGLPPELMILSLPESGLNPTARSWAKAVGLWQFMKATGSQYGLRSNYWYDERRDFEKATRAAARHMKDLYSEFNDWHLVFVAYNAGGGWVRRGIRRSGSTDYWEMRRRLPRETRNYVPQYIAVALIIMRPEAFGFGDIKKADSLSFETVTVDDCIDLSILAECAETDLETIKDLNPELTQWCTPPNYKGYRLRIPVGKSTIFADNYLKIPEEKKFDFATHTIRRRETVSQIANRYKITTAVLLEVNKLTRSKRLKVGSTLVIPIRSNSASALVEAQKKKEKSDIERANKLKEEGRKYVAASAGTSVAQMTSKRKSRALRTTYEPKGREKISYVVKTGETLGHIAEWFNVRASHIRNWNNIPYGKHIYKGQRLAIWVPEEKLEQYKKIANESLAEKMKLVSQTSKKKQQTDRPERTGIGWIQHKVKRGETLEKIAANYDVAIADVKSWNKLKTSRINAGEVLEIYAPDQTEEPADEPVSKKQIVTQNAKSKMYVVQRGDTLEKIAEKYSVSIIELKKWNDLKTSRISIGQKLKIQS
- a CDS encoding T9SS type A sorting domain-containing protein, encoding MKKLLLLLVIFGMTNLFAQKVYPTKTIQQLQSVSLDSLKIADSLGIGSTRWLTQTSPIFKTTAALRETVTIIALVTVQPRVISYTAAGKTLCLRDTGAGVSNPFAGIFVRWSGDSASADASGLYNIERGDIIKITGYIDEFPSTSMNSLTQFTPIVTYKDNSNNVLPFPIDILSSGNPLPPPLKKSITDFNVGANPGGTAKFTTGEPYEAMEVEFTNLTVTAIVNSARGTWAVTDANGNTLSDYDWSYYFTIGNGSIIVPGDPNYKVPPVGTKIDTMRGYISTSSGQEANRGYRICPIYPGDVKYGKIAPAVTTHRRNPVIVGKDSLAVISAKIYKQTSAVVNGANLASQILFYSVNNGAWQQIAMPIPISSDSTSTASIPAQTPGSTVRYFIKVSDVDTQVTMLANSGALTQYDTSKGFFFYTVIDRSTKPVLTPSDIQKTLYANGRSPYIGAIDSVGGIITADTSALRLSPLSTGGTNAWYMQSGNALFSGLWIVGPDSIMGKLKMGDSVVVTGSIQENFDVTRLSNITKGRIVASGKTLPTPVKLKTEVFGDGASNGNLVAEPYEGMLVSFDSVTVTSIDPVFSEPTEFWISNSSQAVLVRRDGRHKYSNALADTGVGLTIVKVGHKFTNVTGILYYSGGRYKVTPRTDTDFKGYNPMFVRRENVIANEFALEQNFPNPFNPATTLRYSIPVSGVVSLKVFNILGQEVATLVSEYQSSGVYSVKFDASKLSSGMYLYRITTGDFSQVKKMLLLK